Part of the Gemmatimonadaceae bacterium genome is shown below.
GTGGTCGGCAGCGCCCCGACCGCGATCGCGAGATCGAGCTGCACTTCGACCTCATTGCACGAGCCGATCGCCACGTCGAGATGATAGCTGAAGCTCGCCGGCGAGCCCTTCCCGGCGCCTTCCGCAATGTTCAGCGGCACCGAGTCCACCGCCCGTAGGAGTTGCGTGCGCAACGTCGGCATCTGCCGCTTCAGCGCGCTCTGGTGACGGTCACACAGCAGATGCACACTGATCGCCAGCTGTTTCGCCTTGGTGAGTACCTGCAGTCGGTCTGGGTTCTGAGTCATGCCGCGAC
Proteins encoded:
- a CDS encoding four helix bundle protein, translating into MTQNPDRLQVLTKAKQLAISVHLLCDRHQSALKRQMPTLRTQLLRAVDSVPLNIAEGAGKGSPASFSYHLDVAIGSCNEVEVQLDLAIAVGALPTTAKPLLAQVVEVRRMAIGLRKRILSRGTE